In the Leptolyngbya sp. SIO1E4 genome, one interval contains:
- the ictB gene encoding putative bicarbonate transporter, IctB family yields MLSSVWQQLTLNRFVLHQWREASLLHRLLGFVRSWRQGSWLLQWGDGIGLGLLAVLFALAPYVSTTLIGVLLLACGAFWVLLTVADDPGEGLTPIHLLVALYWGVMVLATVMSPVKAAAISGLIKLTLNILLFLLMARVLRRPHLRTGLVTVYLLTSLVVSVYGLRQWFFGVDALATWVDPASNLAGTTRVYSYLGNPNLLAGYLVPAVMLSGAAIFAWPRWTPKLLAVVALLANTACLVLTFSRGGWLGFVAGGFALLVLLVQFLSIRFDSFWRRWALPVMIGGAATFLVLAIAALEPLRDRVMSIFAVRSDSSNNFRINVWMAVLDMIKAHPILGIGPGNDAFNKIYPIYQRPRYTALSAYSVILEIAVEAGLLGLTIFLWLLMVTFEQGWRQLQRLRELQSIQAYWLIAALATMVGMLVHGLVDTIWYRPQVSTLWWMMLALVASYYTRKPKAFSPES; encoded by the coding sequence ATGTTAAGTAGCGTCTGGCAGCAGCTCACCTTAAACCGGTTTGTCTTGCATCAATGGCGTGAGGCGAGCCTGCTTCACCGGTTGTTAGGCTTCGTGCGATCGTGGCGACAAGGCAGTTGGCTTTTGCAATGGGGCGATGGCATTGGCTTAGGTCTCTTAGCGGTTCTTTTTGCCCTCGCCCCTTACGTTTCTACGACGTTAATTGGTGTGTTGCTGCTGGCTTGTGGTGCATTTTGGGTGCTCCTGACCGTTGCAGATGACCCTGGGGAAGGGCTGACGCCAATTCACCTCTTGGTGGCGTTGTATTGGGGCGTCATGGTGCTGGCAACAGTCATGTCTCCAGTCAAGGCAGCAGCAATTTCGGGGCTGATTAAGCTCACGCTGAATATCTTGCTGTTTTTGCTGATGGCACGAGTGCTGCGCCGCCCCCATTTACGCACAGGGCTAGTGACGGTTTATTTGCTGACGTCTCTGGTGGTCTCTGTCTATGGGTTACGGCAGTGGTTCTTTGGAGTAGATGCTCTGGCAACTTGGGTTGACCCCGCCTCTAACTTAGCCGGGACGACGCGGGTCTATAGCTACTTGGGCAACCCCAACCTGTTAGCGGGGTATTTGGTGCCTGCAGTCATGCTGAGTGGCGCAGCTATTTTTGCCTGGCCCAGATGGACACCCAAGCTGTTGGCAGTGGTTGCCCTCCTCGCGAACACGGCTTGCCTGGTTTTAACCTTTAGTCGGGGTGGCTGGTTAGGGTTTGTGGCAGGGGGCTTTGCCTTGCTGGTGCTGTTGGTGCAGTTTTTAAGCATTCGCTTCGATAGCTTTTGGCGACGTTGGGCTTTACCCGTGATGATTGGCGGTGCTGCCACGTTCTTGGTGTTAGCGATAGCAGCACTAGAACCCCTGCGAGATCGCGTCATGAGCATCTTTGCGGTGCGCAGTGACAGCAGCAATAACTTTCGCATCAATGTGTGGATGGCGGTGCTCGATATGATTAAGGCTCATCCCATTCTGGGGATTGGCCCTGGCAACGATGCGTTCAACAAGATTTATCCCATTTATCAACGACCGCGATATACCGCGCTCAGTGCCTATTCCGTAATTCTAGAAATTGCTGTAGAAGCGGGCCTGCTGGGGCTCACTATTTTCCTATGGTTGCTGATGGTCACCTTTGAGCAGGGATGGCGACAGCTACAGCGTTTGAGAGAGTTGCAGTCGATACAGGCTTACTGGTTGATTGCCGCCCTGGCCACGATGGTTGGCATGCTAGTTCATGGGCTGGTGGACACTATCTGGTATCGCCCTCAAGTCAGTACGTTGTGGTGGATGATGCTGGCCTTGGTGGCTAGCTACTACACCCGTAAACCCAAAGCCTTTTCTCCTGAGTCATGA
- a CDS encoding alpha/beta hydrolase — translation MTANSPCETFPEFLPNAVQQLTEHPSVELAKHIHQASIQTELSDRPITTTYVRQGQGSPPLLLLHGFDSSVLEFRRLLPHLADFRETWAIDLLGFGFTDRTPTQTLTPQCIKQHLHCVWQQLIGQPVVLVGASMGGAAAIDFALTYPEAVSRLVLLDSAGLAIAPAMEKLMFPPFDRWATAFLKNPGVRRRISRQAYYDKAFVTPDAEVCAALHLECPNWSEALIAFTKSGGYNFLSQQIAKIAVPTLVVWGRQDKILGTQDAARFVAQIQQSHLVWIDQCGHVPHLEKAKETAEAIRHWL, via the coding sequence ATGACTGCAAATTCCCCGTGCGAGACGTTTCCTGAGTTTTTGCCCAACGCTGTGCAACAGCTTACTGAACACCCCTCAGTTGAGTTAGCCAAACATATTCACCAGGCGTCGATTCAAACAGAACTGAGCGATCGCCCTATTACCACCACCTATGTCCGCCAGGGACAGGGGTCGCCCCCCTTGCTGCTTCTGCATGGGTTTGACAGCTCCGTGCTAGAGTTTCGGCGACTGCTCCCTCATCTGGCGGACTTTCGAGAAACGTGGGCGATTGATTTGCTGGGCTTTGGGTTTACCGACCGCACCCCAACCCAGACCCTCACCCCCCAATGCATTAAGCAACACCTGCACTGCGTTTGGCAGCAGCTGATCGGCCAACCAGTTGTGTTAGTAGGGGCTTCCATGGGAGGGGCAGCCGCCATAGACTTTGCCCTGACGTATCCAGAGGCCGTCAGTCGTCTAGTTTTGTTGGATAGTGCAGGGCTGGCGATCGCCCCCGCCATGGAGAAGTTGATGTTTCCCCCGTTTGATCGCTGGGCGACGGCCTTTCTCAAAAACCCAGGGGTCCGTCGTCGCATTAGTCGTCAAGCCTACTATGACAAAGCCTTTGTGACGCCAGATGCAGAGGTGTGTGCCGCTTTGCACCTGGAGTGCCCCAACTGGTCAGAAGCCCTGATTGCCTTCACCAAAAGCGGTGGCTACAACTTCCTCAGCCAGCAGATTGCCAAGATTGCCGTCCCAACGCTTGTGGTTTGGGGGCGCCAAGACAAAATTTTGGGCACCCAAGATGCTGCCCGTTTTGTCGCCCAAATCCAGCAATCTCACCTCGTTTGGATTGACCAGTGTGGCCATGTGCCCCACCTTGAAAAAGCCAAGGAGACGGCTGAGGCGATTCGGCATTGGCTCTAA
- a CDS encoding iron-sulfur cluster assembly accessory protein — MTQTAQQEKGILMSEGALQHVRMLKEQQGGKDLCLRVGVRQGGCSGMSYMMDFEDPSNIGEHDEVYDYDGFKVVCDRKSLLYLYGMMLDYSNALIGGGFQFTNPNASQTCGCGKSFGT, encoded by the coding sequence ATGACACAAACGGCTCAACAAGAGAAGGGCATTCTAATGAGCGAAGGCGCTCTACAGCATGTGCGGATGCTGAAGGAGCAGCAAGGTGGCAAAGACCTTTGTCTGCGAGTAGGGGTCCGTCAGGGTGGATGCTCTGGCATGTCTTACATGATGGATTTTGAAGACCCTAGCAATATTGGTGAGCACGACGAGGTTTACGATTACGACGGGTTTAAAGTTGTGTGCGATCGCAAGAGCCTGTTGTATCTCTACGGCATGATGCTGGACTACAGCAACGCTTTGATCGGCGGTGGTTTTCAGTTTACGAACCCCAACGCCTCTCAGACATGCGGCTGCGGGAAGTCTTTTGGCACTTAG
- a CDS encoding DUF3352 domain-containing protein, with protein sequence MVQREENEENIVLQASRLITLAAIAPALTLALPAVAEIETPPMPDAATVLPNNTAYIMLLDMRDETWQQLEQYAFFQLLEAQGADPPNPGGLPFFPIDLEYSADIAPWVGDTSALALLPLDTPRVTVLAEHEVLIAPIAQPDEFDGFLETVTELRGTEPETQRYQDVSILHWEPQFLEEPTEGEPLFEDGPIEEDGLWPPTQTDPKKALPEDTPEVTIPEEPEPDVPGLAIAVLPDVLIAAEHPAAIRSWIDLRPNNEADSLAAQDRFQRTLARTEYDAAIGIFYGSVSEMLKYALADFSLPDLPIDVPLPENISPPEIAELASFQLDSTIEGLIYPQPEGIRIQGRGYYDDTLLQMITPLIEPAPTQVLEAVPDASYLMLSGQNLAAVWQQITTALETQEETATALDQARAFFQIATGLDLDQDLFGWMDRGFAVFLFPTRQTPLGVFSPDLQIGLGVALQTSDRETAEYTFSQLDERLGAGFITVETQLLNDQTASSWAIDFDVDGQPDSFLGHGWSSEDTFVVTTSIGSLSEILNLSTRQKLTGSPIFRRATQGFPEANQGYLYSNVSAVLSLLFNVAPPTPAETEFAEFRKVLGTVQTLSGTLSFTEDYLQMDGLIMLSPAQALEQPED encoded by the coding sequence ATGGTTCAACGTGAGGAGAACGAGGAGAATATCGTGCTGCAAGCCTCTCGACTAATCACCCTGGCGGCGATCGCCCCAGCCCTAACCTTGGCGTTGCCTGCAGTGGCTGAGATTGAAACGCCTCCCATGCCTGATGCGGCTACAGTCTTACCCAACAACACGGCCTATATCATGCTGCTGGATATGCGGGATGAGACCTGGCAGCAGCTAGAGCAATATGCTTTCTTTCAACTCCTGGAAGCGCAAGGCGCAGATCCGCCTAACCCGGGGGGGTTACCCTTTTTCCCCATTGACTTAGAGTATTCAGCGGACATCGCCCCTTGGGTCGGAGACACCTCCGCTTTAGCCCTGCTCCCGTTGGATACTCCCCGTGTGACTGTGCTGGCAGAACATGAGGTATTGATTGCGCCCATTGCTCAACCAGATGAGTTTGACGGTTTTCTTGAGACCGTAACAGAACTGCGCGGTACTGAGCCTGAAACGCAACGATACCAAGACGTTTCCATCCTTCATTGGGAGCCTCAATTTTTGGAGGAGCCTACCGAGGGTGAACCTCTGTTTGAGGATGGCCCCATTGAAGAGGATGGCCTATGGCCGCCCACCCAGACCGATCCCAAGAAAGCACTGCCCGAGGATACGCCTGAAGTCACCATTCCTGAAGAACCAGAACCGGATGTGCCGGGGCTAGCGATCGCGGTCTTGCCCGACGTTCTGATTGCAGCTGAACATCCTGCCGCAATCCGCTCTTGGATAGACCTACGCCCCAACAATGAGGCCGATTCGCTTGCGGCTCAGGACCGGTTTCAACGCACCCTAGCGCGGACTGAATACGATGCTGCCATTGGCATCTTCTACGGCAGCGTGTCAGAAATGTTGAAATATGCGCTGGCGGATTTTTCGCTTCCAGATCTGCCCATTGATGTGCCTCTGCCGGAGAACATTTCTCCTCCAGAAATCGCAGAGTTGGCATCTTTCCAGCTAGACAGCACCATTGAGGGACTGATTTACCCCCAACCTGAAGGCATTCGTATTCAGGGCCGAGGCTATTACGACGATACCCTGCTGCAAATGATCACCCCCTTAATTGAGCCCGCCCCGACTCAAGTTTTAGAGGCGGTGCCCGATGCGAGCTATTTGATGCTGAGTGGTCAAAATTTAGCCGCAGTTTGGCAACAGATAACGACGGCGCTAGAAACCCAAGAAGAAACTGCCACGGCGCTAGATCAGGCCCGAGCGTTTTTTCAAATAGCCACTGGTTTAGATCTGGATCAAGACCTCTTTGGTTGGATGGATCGAGGCTTTGCCGTCTTCCTTTTCCCAACCCGACAAACGCCGTTAGGGGTCTTTTCTCCGGATTTACAAATTGGGTTAGGCGTGGCGTTGCAAACCAGCGATCGCGAAACGGCTGAATATACCTTCTCTCAGCTCGACGAGCGCTTGGGGGCAGGCTTTATCACGGTTGAAACGCAGCTTTTGAACGACCAAACCGCCTCTAGTTGGGCGATCGATTTTGATGTTGACGGACAACCCGATAGCTTTTTAGGCCATGGTTGGTCTAGCGAAGATACCTTTGTTGTCACCACCAGTATCGGTTCTCTTTCAGAGATTTTGAATCTATCGACCCGTCAGAAGCTTACGGGGTCTCCGATCTTCCGCCGGGCCACCCAAGGCTTTCCTGAGGCTAATCAGGGATACCTGTATTCCAATGTCAGTGCTGTGCTGTCGCTGCTTTTCAACGTTGCACCCCCAACACCCGCTGAAACTGAATTTGCCGAATTCCGAAAAGTGTTAGGCACTGTTCAGACCCTCAGCGGCACGCTGTCATTTACAGAAGACTATCTACAGATGGATGGCCTGATTATGCTGTCACCCGCTCAAGCGCTTGAGCAGCCTGAAGACTAG
- a CDS encoding M48 family metalloprotease: MNQVKTVALLGALSGLLITISYSVLGGTFGVIAGIGLAAMTNLGAWYYSDRIALAAYQAQPVSGHQAPGLHRIVERLAHRAEIPKPAVYVIPGAAANAFATGRDPNHAAIAVTEGIVNLLPADELEGVIAHELNHIMNRDTLTQAVAATIAGAISFLAQLLSYALWFGGVSRDDNGPNPLALLGTVILAPIAATVLQLGISRTREFAADAGAARLTGNPQALARALKRLEANARRVPMAGNPAFEPLMIVNAVPKQFLAGLFSTHPSTEQRVQRLLGMEVATNQAYGL; this comes from the coding sequence ATGAATCAAGTCAAGACAGTGGCTCTATTAGGTGCACTTAGTGGCTTGCTGATTACCATCAGCTACAGTGTGCTAGGGGGCACCTTCGGCGTCATCGCAGGCATTGGCCTGGCAGCCATGACTAACCTAGGCGCCTGGTACTATTCAGACCGCATTGCCCTGGCGGCTTACCAAGCTCAGCCTGTTTCAGGCCACCAGGCACCGGGTCTGCACCGCATTGTTGAGCGGTTGGCCCATCGCGCTGAAATTCCCAAACCTGCTGTGTATGTCATTCCGGGTGCAGCGGCGAATGCATTTGCCACCGGTCGTGATCCAAACCATGCTGCGATCGCCGTCACAGAAGGGATTGTGAACCTGCTGCCAGCGGATGAGCTTGAAGGGGTGATTGCCCATGAGCTTAACCACATCATGAATCGTGACACGCTCACCCAAGCAGTTGCCGCCACCATCGCCGGAGCCATTTCCTTCCTAGCGCAGCTGCTCAGCTACGCCCTTTGGTTTGGTGGGGTTTCTCGCGATGATAATGGCCCCAATCCCTTGGCCTTGTTGGGAACTGTCATCCTCGCGCCAATTGCAGCCACGGTTCTGCAGTTAGGGATTTCACGAACCCGTGAGTTTGCCGCCGACGCGGGAGCTGCCCGCCTAACCGGCAACCCTCAAGCCTTGGCGCGGGCTCTGAAGCGCCTTGAAGCCAATGCCCGTCGAGTCCCCATGGCGGGAAATCCGGCCTTCGAACCGCTGATGATTGTGAATGCAGTGCCCAAACAGTTTTTGGCAGGCTTGTTTTCTACCCATCCCTCCACAGAGCAACGAGTGCAGCGGCTCCTGGGAATGGAGGTTGCCACGAACCAAGCTTACGGTCTATAG
- a CDS encoding 5-(carboxyamino)imidazole ribonucleotide synthase, which yields MARQRVGVIGGGQLAWMMALEAKPLGLDVVVQTPKATDPAVSAAAASVLAPIADAAGTQSLAASCQVVTFENEFVDLAALGALEKKGVLFRPHLQALAPLLDKYSQRQFFETHALPNPPYVTLDETIQDDQIEAIAAPIGFPLVMKTRRLGYDGQGTFIIRSAEVLRETWIRINRQPVLLEAFIPFEKELAVMVARSTSGEIAIYPVAETQQVDQVCRRVIAPADVSETVQITINTLAKTLIERLDFVGVLGIELFLAPEETVLVNEVAPRTHNSGHYTLDTCVTSQFAQQLRAVTGQPLGSTEMTCDRALMVNLLGFEHAQQDYADKRHQLAQIPHAHVHWYGKQESRPGRKLGHVTVCLERGQPEAAIAHEIEAIWNTPGNSQ from the coding sequence ATGGCAAGGCAGCGCGTTGGGGTGATTGGAGGCGGGCAGCTCGCCTGGATGATGGCTTTAGAAGCCAAACCCCTCGGGCTAGATGTGGTAGTGCAGACGCCTAAAGCAACCGACCCAGCCGTTTCGGCAGCAGCAGCAAGCGTCCTTGCACCCATTGCCGATGCCGCCGGCACCCAATCTCTGGCAGCGAGCTGCCAGGTAGTCACCTTTGAAAATGAGTTTGTTGACCTGGCTGCTTTAGGCGCTTTAGAGAAAAAGGGCGTGCTTTTTCGACCACACCTCCAGGCACTGGCTCCGTTGTTGGACAAATATTCCCAGCGCCAGTTTTTCGAAACTCACGCGCTGCCCAATCCCCCCTATGTCACGCTGGACGAGACGATTCAGGATGACCAGATCGAGGCGATCGCAGCCCCCATTGGGTTCCCCTTGGTGATGAAAACCCGCCGCCTGGGCTACGACGGCCAGGGAACCTTCATCATCCGGTCTGCTGAAGTGCTACGAGAGACCTGGATTCGCATTAACCGTCAGCCCGTGCTGCTAGAGGCGTTCATTCCCTTCGAGAAAGAGCTGGCAGTGATGGTCGCACGATCTACCAGCGGGGAAATTGCCATTTATCCGGTGGCCGAAACGCAGCAGGTGGATCAGGTCTGCCGTCGGGTGATTGCACCGGCAGACGTGTCAGAAACCGTACAGATCACCATCAATACCCTCGCCAAGACCCTGATTGAACGCCTGGATTTTGTCGGTGTGTTAGGCATTGAGCTATTTCTGGCCCCTGAGGAGACGGTGTTGGTCAATGAAGTGGCACCGCGCACCCACAACTCGGGGCACTACACCCTGGATACCTGTGTTACGTCCCAATTTGCCCAGCAGTTGCGGGCGGTTACAGGACAACCCCTAGGCAGCACAGAGATGACCTGCGATCGCGCCTTAATGGTGAACTTATTAGGCTTTGAACATGCCCAGCAAGATTACGCTGACAAACGGCATCAATTAGCTCAGATTCCTCATGCCCATGTGCATTGGTACGGCAAGCAAGAATCGCGACCCGGCCGTAAGTTAGGCCACGTCACCGTGTGCCTGGAACGGGGACAGCCAGAGGCAGCGATCGCCCATGAAATCGAGGCGATATGGAACACCCCTGGGAATTCGCAATGA